Part of the Rhodoflexus caldus genome, TGACGCTTTGCTCGTGCATAGCCAATTCTTTGGCGGTGCGTTGTGCTTCCTGTTCGGCTTTTTCTTTCATGCGGAGCATCTCTCCGGCCAATCGGTCGGCTTCTGCGGGAGCAAGCTGACCTGTCTGCGCGCGCTGCAACAACATAATGGCCTTTTGCTCATAACTTTTGGCATCGCTGATAAATTTGGCATTGTCATTTTTGGCGCGGATAGCAAGTGCTTTTATTTCGGCCAGCCCTTGCAAACTTTTATTCAGGTCTTCCTTCAAATCGCGGATGCCCTGTTCGGTCATCTTAATCGGATCTTCCAGTTTATCCAATACATTATGTGCTTCGGCTTTGCCTATGCTAAAAATTCTGCTGAAAATTCCCATATTTTTAACTGATTTATTGATTGGTGAGGGTGGTTGAACAAGTCTTACTTAGCAAATTGCAGCATTTCTCCGGCATATTCTGCCATCAGAAGTTTCAGCGAGTTGATGCTTGCTTCCACTTCGTTCAGGTCAAGGTTTTCCAGTTGCAGGGTGTCGCGGAACAACAGGCGCTTACCGGTTTCATCCA contains:
- a CDS encoding PspA/IM30 family protein; the encoded protein is MGIFSRIFSIGKAEAHNVLDKLEDPIKMTEQGIRDLKEDLNKSLQGLAEIKALAIRAKNDNAKFISDAKSYEQKAIMLLQRAQTGQLAPAEADRLAGEMLRMKEKAEQEAQRTAKELAMHEQSVSTMEQNINKLKSKVSTYENELRTLKARAKVSEATKNINKQLAQIDSSSTISMLERMKEKVAQDEALAQSYGAIALESKTIDDEVEKVLGSSTQSDALLELKAKMGLLPPPPATSDDTSAPQQ